The stretch of DNA gtgacatgagttaactctccggactctcgggtacggggcgttacaattaaCATATGCATAATTTGGCTATTTCTTTGATCTGCATATCATGTTactactatactatatatatatatatatatatatatatataggacgtTGGCTCATTAATGCTTCTTTGGAGCACAAAATTATAGGAATACAGTCAAAACACGTATGCAATATAGActatgttaagatataaaattaataataatatatatgtatcttcTAATTGACTTAAATTTTTAtgacaagtggtgattttacatatatttgagTAGAAGTCATCATTAGTTCGAATTCTAACTCTACATACATTTTAttccatttaataaaatattcaatgtGTTGGGTATATTGATCATTGAGGAAGAGTCTAGTCCACACGTGATAAGgataaatattaagataaaaataaataataaaacatatatctTCCTATCAACTTAATATTTTGgaaacttaattttattatttatatgatatattaacattttgtaatatatattgtgtttgattgtataaattaatgcatgcatgcagcaaaGTTCTTAGGACTTGAGTCTCCGATTCCATATGAAGGGTGGAAATCATCATCATGTGCGATTCCATTGTTGAAATACGGGATGAATTTTGCTTATGGAGGCACGGGTGTATTTGATACCGTTTTCCCCGGCCCAAAAATGACAGTCCAGATCGATTTCCTCAAACATCTTATCAGAGACAACGTGTTTACCGGTAAAGACCTAGAGCGCTCCGTGTCCTTCGTCTGTCTCGCTGGTAATGACTACTTTACTTACATCAGCACGAACGGATCTGCTGAGGTGAGATATATTCTACGTACCTGGGCGCACATAAATACTcgtacataatttttataaattttatctcatttcattattataattattataaatttttatataaaaatataataaataatttaatttttaaaattttaaaattatacttatattaaaaaaataatattataataatattttcttcaattttcttctcatctATACTCACTGTTTAAAATTGAACTTAATTTTCGATCGTGTTGTTGTTTGAATGTTATACGCATGCATGGCCCTGGTGGGTGGGTTAGGTGGCAGCAGCTACTATGATCCAACttcggggagagagagagagagagagagttggacTAATTTGTGGCCATACTGCGCGCGTTTGGATTTGGTCACCGTCTCATACTGAATATAAGATTTTCCATCCTTGCAAGATAAGGAAACATAGTGGAAATTAACGTTTGTTATCTTGAGTTCCATGATTAATCATTAATCTTGATCATACCATATTAACAATTAATCTTTATACCATTACTCTTCTCAATTCGTGTGATTCTAGAGCTTCAGCCCGTGCTGTGTTTGGGCCCGACCCGACCATTTAAAAGGATGCAgttagctaatatatatatatatatatatatatatatatatatttaatattattatatatggtaTGCAATCAACAACAATATATGTCATGCTAAGTGGTCAACTAAAAAACTATGTTATCAAAAGAGACATATAATACATATgactttatattaattaataattgctTTCGTATTATTTAataccaaaaattaaaagatgtgGTAAGAACCGTTtacatgatatattatatatagtagctgTAGTGTTGATCGAACCTTATATTAATCTGAATATTAAAATGATGATCTGTTTTAGGGATTGCAATCTTTCATTAGGACAGTGGTCAATCAACTTGCTATCAACTTGAAACGAATTCATGGCTTGGGAGTAAAAAAAATTGGCGTGACAGGTATAGTGCCTTTTGGATGTCTCCCTGCTTTCACAAGCACATCCTCATTCCAACAGTGCAATGAGAATTATAACTCGTTCCTCGGTTTCCACAATGTTCTATTGAAGCAAACCGTGGAAAAGCTGAACAAGGAAACAAAGGATTCTCCCTTTTTCATTATTGATCTTTATGCTTCCTTCACGTCCGCCATCAAGAACAAAGGTAACATTAACCACCACCTCGATCCAATATATTTAACAACACTACTCATGCCCCTCGAGTGTGAGCCTAATTTTCAATTACTTTTGGTTCACTTTGATCAGAACTCATGCATAGAGATCATTGATTAATCTAGTAAGTACGTActgatcgatatatatatatatcttttatatgTGTGCTGCAGGAAGTATAAAGTTTGAGAACCCATTGAAGCCATGCTGTTTGGGTACTAGTGCTGTAAGCAGGGAAATTTTGCTCTGTGGGAGGGTAGATGAAAATGGAGCCAAGCTATATACACTTTGTGAGAATCCCAAATCATCATTCTTTTGGGACGTAGCTCATCCTTCCCAGGAGGGATGGCGTGCTGTGTATTCAGCTTTGCAAGCCACTCTTGAACAATATTTTCTCCAGTACTAGATCATATACATCAGTTCggccaaaaaataaataactatatattaagcAATAATGCCGGCCAGCAGCTTTGTATAATGAATAATCTCCTCTGCAGGCATATATAAttaccaataaataaataactatatatccCAAGGTTGTgggcttaattatatataaattaattattccaaatgcatggggaaaaaaaaaaggtttttatGCGTCGGCTCGATCGAAAGAGTTTTTGGGCTTCCATATTTACAGAGATCGCTTGTTAGAATTGGCTTGTTCGAGTTTAAAGACCCTACGTACGTACCCCTTGATTGGCCATTCAGATCCTTGACCTTCGGTTTCCTTTTTCAATTGCTTTCAGTTCCAATCACTATCGGGAATCGAACAAATTGACTTGTTATTAATCTTCGACTGATCATACAGCAGACGCTGGATGTATAAGGTTTGAGAATCCAGTACCGAAGCCTAGCAGCTTGATGCGCATGCATTTCATGATCATATAATAAACAGTTAATATTTCTGTACGTGGGAGTGAAAATATGAATGGGGGCGGCCTGTGAGGAGCCCTGCAGATCAGCGTTCTTTTGTGCGGCAATATCGATCGCATCCTATctacacgtacgtacgtaggagGGATGGCGTGCTTTGTATCTAGATTTGAAAGACAGTACTCGTCTTGAACAACGTCTGATTTTGATTCTCtgtaaagtgtataaatatatgcTGCCTCAATACATTAATGAATGACGAGGGAATTTAGGAAAATTGTTTCTATTGACAAGGTATCAGAACTGCTCGACTAGCAGTCTCCTCTATCCATGGCTGCACCTGTTTTCTCACCTCCTCCACACCAACTTTTTCCATTATCTCTTCCTTCTCACATGTTGTTACCATCAAGCTAacaacttaaaattatttactatGGAAAGTCCAAATGTCGGCATACCTTAGAGGACAAGATCTCTATTGCCATGTTGATGGAACCCTTTCTTGCTCAGAACAATTTTACCTTCCATCTCAAATGACCTACCCAAAACCAactcatattttcttttgtgtatgCGCATAGATCAGCTGGTACTCAGTATTCTGTTCTCATCCCTCTCAGATTCTGTCATTGGCCATGTCCTCTTTTCAAACACTGCTAGAGAACTCTGGCTCTCCCTTTCATCTATGTTTGCCTCATACTCTCAAGCAAAAGAATTCCAGATTCATTTTCAGCTCACCAATCTTTTTCGAGGAGATCAATCTATATCTGAATATTTTGGAAATGTTCGCATTCTTGCTGATACATTGGCTGCAACGAGTAACCCACTTCAAGATAAAGAATTTGTCTCCTATTTACTTACTGGTTTAGGGCCAGTTTATGAATCTTTTGTTACCTCTGTCACTATAAGATCTGaatctctctcatctcatgaACTATATCAACTCCTATTAATTCATGAAAGTAGACTAACTCACACTGCCAAAAATGGCTTTGAGCCATCTGTTAATTACAGTGCACATGGTGGTCAAGATCAACGTGGCAGAAGTGGTTTCCGTGGTGGTCGACAAGGCAGAGGTAGATTCAATAGTTTTCGTGGTCATGGTAGTCGATCTTTAGCTTCTCGGGGTGGTTGATATTCCTTAGGCAACTTTCATCAAACACCATATTCTTCAGTCAACTTTCATCAAACACTTGATGAACAGCGTCCCACCTGTCAAGTATGCAACAAACCAAGGCATGTTGCCCTCCAATGCAGACACAGGTTCGATCATGCCTATCAAATAGAGGTACCCAGATCTTTCTCTGCGAATTATACCACACCTAGCTCCATTTCCAACACCACTTGGTATCCAGATTCAGTTTTTACCCACCATATCACAAATAATCTGAGCAATCTCAACCTATGAACTGAACAATACTTTGATAATGAGACAGTCTGAATTGGTGATGGATTGTGTCTTCCCATTCAACACATTGGTGACTCTTTTTTTACTTCAAACTCTTCATATTTTCTTCGACATAATTTACTTCATGTTCCAAATATCTCCACAAATCTTATCTCGGTTCTCCAATTTTGTGTTTATAACTcttgtttttttgaatttcatggCACTAATTTCTCAGTGAAGAACAATCGGATCAGGAAGATCCTCCTCACCAGACCCACGTGTAATGGATTATACGTCTTCCCTTCAAGAAAAAATTCATCACCTGCCTCAACTCATCTTGGTGAAAGAACATCTCTTCCTCAATGGCACCGACGGCTGGGGCACCTATCTCTTCAACTTGTCTAAAAAATTATGCACGTCAACTGCTTGTCTGTTTCTCCCACTCTACCCGTGTTCCAGTGCTCTGATTGACCCTAGCAAAAAGCCACCAGCTGCCCTATTCATCTAGTCGGGTTGTATACACAAAacctttagaaatttttagtgcaAATCTTTAGCGTCTATCTCCTGTAGTGTTTAGAAACGGCTTTAAATACTATCTTTCTTTTGTAGATTACTTTACTCTCTTTACTTggtttttttcattaaaattaaaatttgatgttCAACAAGTGGTTTCAACCTTCTTACCTTTTATTGAGCGATTATTCAATACCGAATTACTTATATTTCAAACTGATGGTGATGGTGAATTCAGATCTCTCACCCTATTGTGTCACAAACTTGGAATCACACATTAGTTCTAATGTCTGCAtagtcatcaacaaaatggtctAGTAGAATGCAAGTATTGACATATTGTCGAAATTGGGCTTGCTCTATTAGCTCATGCATATCTTCCCACCAAATTTTGGGTTGCAGCATTTGAAACTACCGTTTACTTCATCAATTTAATCCAttcaaaaattctcaaaaatcaaTCTCCATACTCACGTGTTTATAATAGGGTTccagattataattttttaaagttatttggATGTGAATGATGGCCCAACTTACGTCCCTATAATCAacacaaattaaatttttgttctATCTCTTGTGTTTTCCTGAACTATAGCACCACTCACAAAAGATACAAATGTCTTGACCTTAAGTCCAACAAACTTTATATCTCCAGAGATGTGTTCAATGAAACCTTATTTCCTCTTTCTCAATCAAAGCCCACTTCCCCACCTTTGTCAAATTTGTCCAACGATCTTAACCCAGCCCAGACACGCACACCTCTTCCTCTCTTTACATCTTCCATTCTAGCCCAGGCCAAGGCCCACAATTGCCccatttctcttctatttccgTAAACCCCACCTCTTCTCCTTCCGTAAACCTTAATTCCTTTCCTCTTGCTCCCGATTCTCATTCTTCTCCTGCTCTCGATTCTCATTCTTCTCTTTCGGTCActcctaaaaaataattctcattCTTCATCTCTCATTCCACCGAGATGATCCCCAATCATCACTTAGAGTCATACTAATTCCTCAAGAACAAGAGTTGTCATGGATGACACGATTTCTTATCCACGATGACACTGTCTCAGCACCACGGTAAGTGTTCCCGATGATCCGTCTAGTTTTTCGGTTGCCTCCAAATTTTCTTTATGGCAAGATGCTATGAATCAAGAGTATGCTGTTTTGCTTCAAAATCAGAAATGGACTTTGGTACTTCTTCTCCCTTACTTTAGTACCTCTTCTCCCTtcctttaatattttaattggcTATTGATGGGTATACCGAAccaaataaaattcttatggCTCTCTTGAATGTGGAAAAGTCAAATTGATAGCCAAAGGCTATCCTCAACAATCATGTTTAGACTATCATGAAACTTTTAGTCCTGTAGTAAAATCGACCACCA from Juglans regia cultivar Chandler chromosome 4, Walnut 2.0, whole genome shotgun sequence encodes:
- the LOC108981354 gene encoding GDSL esterase/lipase At5g03610-like; protein product: MDTQKLLCSLLCCFQILSILSGQQAVQAGHDNVPSNIRPLKLFVFGDSYADTGNTNKTQVAWKYPYGIAFPGKAVGRFSDGRVLSDYVAKFLGLESPIPYEGWKSSSCAIPLLKYGMNFAYGGTGVFDTVFPGPKMTVQIDFLKHLIRDNVFTGKDLERSVSFVCLAGNDYFTYISTNGSAEGLQSFIRTVVNQLAINLKRIHGLGVKKIGVTGIVPFGCLPAFTSTSSFQQCNENYNSFLGFHNVLLKQTVEKLNKETKDSPFFIIDLYASFTSAIKNKGSIKFENPLKPCCLGTSAVSREILLCGRVDENGAKLYTLCENPKSSFFWDVAHPSQEGWRAVYSALQATLEQYFLQY